One stretch of Chloroflexota bacterium DNA includes these proteins:
- a CDS encoding WYL domain-containing protein, whose translation MSRAKRLQEMERLYYQRAFSDIEMAQRMGVDRTVIYRDRRELETEIPFIEESPGKYRIDRRRYLSHIRLDVREALSLYLATRRASQQTRSGQMPMANALEKLSYSLHQPMTERLVKSAEKILTAQIDPEREKVFENVAHAWVDKLRLRIRYQGLSTRKPYRDRISPYLIEPSPWSDSVYVIGPSDVFQDIVTYRLDRILEAYLTTERFEIPDDFDEEDMLRYAWG comes from the coding sequence ATGAGCAGAGCCAAACGCTTGCAGGAAATGGAACGCCTGTACTACCAGCGGGCGTTCAGCGACATCGAAATGGCCCAACGCATGGGCGTTGATCGCACCGTGATTTACCGAGATCGCCGGGAGTTGGAGACGGAGATTCCGTTCATTGAGGAATCGCCCGGCAAGTACCGCATTGACCGTCGCCGATACCTGTCCCATATCCGCCTAGATGTTCGTGAGGCGTTGAGCCTCTACCTGGCCACGCGACGGGCCTCGCAACAGACTCGCAGTGGACAGATGCCCATGGCCAACGCCCTGGAAAAGCTCTCCTACTCCCTCCACCAGCCCATGACAGAGCGACTGGTGAAGTCTGCGGAAAAGATCCTCACCGCTCAGATCGATCCCGAACGGGAAAAGGTCTTTGAGAACGTCGCCCATGCCTGGGTAGACAAACTTCGCCTGCGCATCCGCTACCAGGGCCTATCCACCCGCAAGCCTTACAGGGATCGCATCAGCCCCTATCTCATCGAACCCTCTCCCTGGAGCGACAGCGTGTACGTCATCGGTCCCAGTGATGTCTTCCAGGATATTGTCACCTACCGGCTGGATCGCATCCTCGAAGCGTATCTCACTACCGAACGCTTCGAGATCCCCGATGACTTCGATGAGGAGGACATGCTGCGTTACGCCTGGGG
- a CDS encoding winged helix-turn-helix domain-containing protein codes for MTFWSRKQTEFEEMYEMICQRPGIKSAELARLLGVSRSTIARRLPSLEEAGYLLYEDDRGRLWPFSGK; via the coding sequence ATGACTTTCTGGTCCAGGAAACAAACGGAGTTCGAAGAGATGTATGAAATGATCTGCCAACGCCCCGGGATCAAATCAGCGGAGCTAGCCCGCTTGCTAGGTGTCTCTCGGTCCACGATCGCCCGGCGACTGCCCAGCTTGGAGGAAGCAGGGTACCTGCTCTATGAAGACGATCGGGGCAGACTTTGGCCCTTCTCGGGGAAATAA